The following are encoded in a window of Anoplopoma fimbria isolate UVic2021 breed Golden Eagle Sablefish chromosome 3, Afim_UVic_2022, whole genome shotgun sequence genomic DNA:
- the acin1a gene encoding apoptotic chromatin condensation inducer in the nucleus, whose product MADLEDVTLDGRPLQSLRVADLKAALEERGLSKSGQKNALVKRLKGALMLENLQRTSTAHIGLQPNSQIGEEMSQNSFIKQYLAKQQELLRQRLEREAREAYDTNEQEDHTEVNNSTSCPPQAQDATPALAEQHKPPGPSGVDGLFGAVNEGEGNRNQDADMSGPPASGSMAMRVPAGEQRPEKGSASNQAAADSDDDDSEDGDEDGEDEDWESGARRRSNREPARAPTTRERSGASCQPPQQHMPSLLSPQLRQPTPPPSPPPELSFPLPDTPKQSPPSPDVAPARRSSSTSSSGSSSSGSRSSSPEPQRSGHAERKPGPLTLLARKMESEGAFSGAGWHRPGVEGEKQDGSSLAALFPGRGPQEGLVSAITHTANAAGHASFPTVPGINQGIIGAHSAHIQLPFGVLKATATEERDSEMERERALDLERQEKQRKLEQERAMEVERERALALEREERERALERERIERQQALEREEQEKALQRERELALERERHQRELALAKEREELEQAIAQERARERQREIERQREIERQRALEQERLERERREREEMERAMALEQERRERERALEQEMLQRERALEAERIEREKALEQERFERERLERHRALEQERLEREKALEQERLEMERALERERLERERALERERLEREKALEKQRLEREKVLEQERIERERALEQERLKQERALEQQRLELERKEKERIEREKALEQERIEKEKAFEREREEKERVEREAALEEERKEKERAEKERKERLEREKALEQENIERERALEKERALEHERLEKEKAMQKEKKEQERALEQEKERARMAEKERESHLPPSKRGREIGLTPLPTPPPLSTAPDRKSSTETEEQGDDHASKPQGESAESMSPTPPMPQSSFKKFRFLRDTPIHVQSSSPSMVIKRPRNFSDTPQPWASAVSSLTDVGERQEEGLQPSAEQEDPQKGTKQEVVARAPGSMGAVPEKETSLGTTLVPSPKKEKAISSVSEDKEKESTKKVDDESRPTHPLDAAQRRGRDTKKEAKQARRRSSSNDSSSSESDSGSSSSGSSGSSSSSQEKTRSTTRGRKDGKPDRDTSPQHRMTLEAKAEGLKEAQKASPSKREMSVEKSNTAADEDTRTKKMFMEAPTREESQRKRKDNEGEEETDKERQVKESAMAEPEKHPETSEETPKAFSARKISISSSKSSPGTGSAEGEQDSGAAAGRKRRWGSSTAVTAKKPSISITTDSLKSLIPDIRPCLGQEAVVDLHPEEAVLSGAEDEERERSDQDLQIRRTVTQVVHLESQENGQKEAKMSRHEESEEDDPQGDGERIRAHDEKIDTSFSGAMETQSPTHTSHDVEINTVTPSDTLIRRSISQQKTGVSITIDDPVRTARQPSPPRGKVSNIVHISNLVRPFTLGQLKELLSRTGTLVEEGFWIDKIKSHCFVTYSSSEEAVATRASLHGVKWPQSNPKVLSVDFCQKDELDFHKGLADRPAAEEQGPGAVRGRTSGLPSLLPERDQWAEREREMERREKARAEREWDRDKVREFGKPGEEKEGAPRRSRSREKRRKERGKSKEKKTEKKEKTAEDPPAKLLDDLFRKTKAAPCIYWLPLTDEQFVQREAARAERMKEREKRRKEQDEEEEKKREEERKERVKAGGVPTGERSEGEKEKERERDRDRGRDRERERENDKRRDGYRRPEGRGAGGGRRSRSRSDPRERRR is encoded by the exons ATGGCGGACCTCGAAGACGTTACGCTGGACGGGAGACCGCTCCAGTCCCTCCGAGTAGCGGATTTAAAAGCTGCTCTTGAGGAGAGAGGACTTTCGAAAAGCGGGCAGAAAAATGCTCTCGTCAAAAGACTCAAAGGG GCTCTCATGCTTGAGAATCTTCAGAGGACCTCCACCGCTCACATAGGACTGCAGCCAAACTCACAG ATTGGTGAGGAAATGAGCCAAAACAGCTTTATCAAGCAGTACCTGGCTAAACAACAGGAGCTCCTGAGGCAGCGGCTGGAGAGAGAGGCCCGCGAAGCATATGACACAAATG AGCAAGAGGACCACACAGAAGTTAATAACAGTACATCATGCCCTCCTCAAGCTCAG GATGCCACGCCAGCATTGGCTGAGCAGCACAAGCCACCTGGCCCCTCCGGTGTAGATGGATTGTTTGGTGCAGTAaatgagggggagggtaacagGAACCAGGATGCCGACATGTCAGGTCCCCCTGCTTCCGGCTCTATGGCCATGCGCGTTCCTGCCGGTGAGCAGCGGCCAGAGAAGGGGTCTGCCTCGAACCAAGCCGCTGCAGACAGTGACGACGACGATAGCGAGGATGGCGACGAGGATGGCGAAGATGAAGATTGGGAAAGCGGTGCTCGGAGGAGAAGCAACAGAGAGCCGGCCAGAGCGCCCACGACCAGAGAGAGGTCTGGGGCATCCTGTCAACCCCCGCAGCAACACATGCCTTCCCTTTTGTCCCCTCAACTCCGCCAGccaactcctcctccctctccacctccagaGTTATCATTCCCCCTGCCTGACACCCCTAAACAGAGCCCCCCTAGTCCAGATGTAGCCCCAGCTAGGCGCTCATCGAGTACCTCCAGCTCTGGGTCCTCCAGCAGCGGCAGCCGCAGTAGCAGcccagagccacagaggagtGGACATGCCGAGCGCAAGCCGGGCCCACTCACCCTTCTGGCACGTAAAATGGAGTCAGAAGGTGCTTTCTCGGGAGCAGGATGGCACCGCCCTGGTGTGGAAGGTGAAAAGCAAGACGGCAGTTCTCTGGCTGCATTATTTCCTGGCAGAGGGCCTCAAGAGGGTCTGGTATCTGCCATCACTCACACAGCCAATGCAGCAGGTCATGCGTCATTTCCCACGGTTCCAGGCATTAACCAGGGTATCATAGGAGCACATTCTGCCCATATTCAACTACCCTTTGGTGTCCTCAAGGCCACTGCAACAGAAGAGAGGGACTCtgagatggaaagagaaaggGCCCTTGATCTGGAAAGGCAAGAGAAGCAGAGGAAACTTGAGCAAGAACGAGCGATGGAGGTAGAGCGGGAAAGAGCTCTTGCgctggagagagaagaaagagagagagctctggagagagagagaattgaaCGTCAGCAGGCCTTAGAAagagaagaacaagaaaaggCTCTGCAGCGGGAGAGAGAACTTGCCCTTGAACGAGAGAGGCATCAGAGGGAACTAGCTTTGGCTAAAGAGAGGGAAGAGCTAGAGCAAGCTATAGCTCAAGAGAGGGCccgggagagacagagggagatcgagagacagagggagatcGAGAGACAGAGGGCCCTGGAGCAAGAAcgtctggagagagagaggcgagagagagaagaaatggAGAGAGCCATGGCCTTGGAGCAGGAAAGAAGGGAGAGGGAAAGGGCTCTTGAGCAAGAGATGCTTCAGAGGGAGAGAGCTCTGGAGGCTgagaggatagagagagaaaaggcgTTAGAGCAGGAAAGGTTTGAAAGGGAAAGGTTGGAGAGACACAGAGCCTTGGAGCAAGAGAgactagagagagagaaagccttGGAGCAAGAGAGACTAGAAATGGAGAGAGCCCTGGAAAGAGAGcgactagagagagagagagccttgGAAAGAGAGcgtttagagagagagaaagctttGGAGAAACAGCGACTAGAGAGGGAGAAAGTCTTGGAGCAAGAGAgaatagaaagagaaagagctcTAGAGCAGGAACGGCTGAAGCAGGAGAGAGCCCTAGAACAGCAGAGGTTAGAGCttgagaggaaggaaaaggagagaattgagagagagaaagccttGGAGCAAGAAAGGATAGAGAAGGAAAAGGCCTTTGAAcgagaaagggaggaaaaagagagagtggagagagaggcagccctggaagaggagaggaaggagaaggaaagagccgagaaggagaggaaagagaggctTGAGAGGGAGAAAGCTCTAGAGCAGGAGAATATTGAAAGGGAGAGAGCCTTGGAGAAGGAGAGGGCTCTGGAACATGAGCGGTTAGAGAAGGAGAAGGCcatgcagaaagaaaagaaggagcaGGAAAGGGCCCTGGaacaggagaaagagagagctagGATGGctgaaaaggagagggagagtcaCCTGCCTCCATCCAAGCGTGGCCGTGAGATCGGTCTCACCCCCCTGCCcactcctccccccctctccacTGCACCAGATAGAAAGTCATCAACAGAGACAGAAGAGCAGGGAGATGACCATGCTTCAAAGCCCCAGGGTGAATCAGCAGAATCCATGTCACCAACACCCCCGATGCCTCAATCCTCATTCAAGAAGTTCCGGTTCTTAAGGGACACCCCGATTCACGTCCAATCTTCCTCCCCTTCCATGGTCATCAAGCGACCCCGTAACTTCTCCGATACCCCCCAGCCCTGGGCCTCGGCTGTCTCCTCCCTTACCGATGTCGGGGAACGCCAGGAAGAAGGACTCCAGCCTTCCGCTGAACAGGAAGACCCACAGAAGGGGACAAAACAGGAGGTCGTTGCCAGGGCACCCGGGTCCATGGGGGCCGTGCCTGAGAAGGAGACCAGTCTTGGTACCACTCTGGTCCCAAGTCCCAAAAAGGAAAAGGCCATAAGCTCAGTGTCGGAGGACAAAGAAAAGGAATCCACCAAAAAAGTAGATGATGAAAGCCGTCCTACACACCCACTGGACGCTGCACAGCGTAGAGGAAGAGATACAAAGAAGGAAGCGAAACAAGCAAGACGAAGATCATCATCTAACGATTCCTCTTCCTCAGAATCAGACTCTGGGTCCTCATCATCTGGGTCGTCtggctcatcctcctcctctcaagAGAAAACCCGCTCCACTACAAGAGGTAGAAAG GATGGGAAGCCTGACAGAGATACCTCGCCACAACACAGAATGACACTAGAGGCTAAGGCTGAAGGTTTAAAGGAAGCTCAGAAAGCCTCCCCTTCCAAAAGAGAGATGTCTGTAGAGAAGAGTAACACAGCTGCTGATGAAGACACTCGCACCAAG AAAATGTTCATGGAAGCACCAACCAGAGAGGAGTCacaaaggaagagaaaggacaacgagggagaggaggaaacggACAAAGAAAG GCAGGTGAAGGAGTCTGCCATGGCAGAGCCGGAGAAGCATCCAGAGACCAGCGAGGAG ACACCAAAGGCCTTCTCAGCTCGTAAGATCTCTATTAGCA GCAGTAAATCATCCCCAGGCACTGGCAGTGCAGAGGGCGAGCAGGACTCCGGGGCTGCGGCCGGTCGCAAGAGGAGGTGGGGCTCCAGCACAGCTGTCACTGCCAAGAAACCTTCCATCAGCATTACCACAGATTCACTCAAG TCTCTGATCCCAGACATTCGCCCGTGTCTCGGGCAAGAGGCAGTAGTGGACCTGCACCCTGAGGAAGCTGTCCTCTCCGGGGCTGAGGATGAAGAGCGGGAGCGCTCTGACCAGGACCTTCAGATCCGACGCACCGTCACACAG GTTGTACACTTGGAGAGCCAGGAGAATGGACAGAAAGAAGCAAAGATGAGCAGACATGAGGAGTCGGAGGAGGATGACCCgcagggagacggagagaggataAGGGCGCATGACGAAAAGATAGACACCTCATTTTCTGGAGCCATGGAAACCCAGTCTCCAACACACACCAGCCATGATGTAGAAATCAACACTG TGACCCCCAGCGACACCCTCATTCGTCGCTCTATCAGCCAGCAGAAAACGGGTGTTTCCATCACAATCGATGACCCTGTTCGCACGGCCCGGCAGCCATCGCCTCCTCGCGGCAAAGTCTCCAACATTGTTCACATCAGCAACCTG GTGAGGCCATTCACTCTGGGGCAGCTTAAAGAACTGCTCAGCAGAACTGGCACCCTGGTGGAGGAGGGCTTCTGGATCGACAAAATCAAGTCTCACTGCTTCGTCACT TACTCTAGCTCAGAGGAGGCCGTCGCTACACGGGCATCTCTTCATGGCGTGAAATGGCCTCAGAGCAACCCAAAAGTCCTCAGTGTAGACTTCTGCCAGAAAGATGAG CTGGACTTCCACAAAGGCTTGGCAGACAGACCCGCAGCAGAGGAACAGGGGCCCGGCGCCGTCCGTGGTCGCACGTCGGGCctgccctctctcctccccgAGCGCGACCAGTGGGCCGAACGCGAGCGCGAGATGGAGCGCCGGGAGAAGGCTAGAGCAGAGCGGGAGTGGGATCGCGACAAGGTCAGAGAGTTTGGGAAACCGggtgaagagaaggagggagctCCACGGAGGTCACGCTCCAGAGAGAAACGCCGCAAGGAGAGGGGAAAGAGCAAGGAGAAGAAAACGGAGAAGAAAG AGAAAACAGCTGAGGATCCCCCTGCAAAGCTGCTTGATGATTTGTTCCGCAAAACCAAAGCGGCTCCTTGCATATACTGGCTTCCACTCACGGACGAACAG TTTGTTCAACGGGAAGCTGCCAGAGCAGAGCGCATGAAGGAGCGTGAGAAACGGAGGAAGGAgcaagatgaggaggaggagaaaaaaagggaagaggagCGCAAGGAGAGGGTGAAAGCTGGAGGCGTCCCAACTGGAGAGCGCAGTGAGGgtgagaaggaaaaggagagggagagggaccGAGACAGAGGTagggacagggagagggagagggagaatgaCAAACGCAGGGATGGCTACCGTAGGCCAGAGGGCCGCGGGGCAGGCGGGGGCCGACGCTCACGCAGCCGCAGCGACCCACGAGAAAGGCGACGTTAA